A genome region from Microbacterium terricola includes the following:
- a CDS encoding DUF4118 domain-containing protein: MRRGRLRVLLGAAPGVGKTYEMLEEGRRLQADGRDVVIGVVETHGRSATAAQAEGLPEIPRLLVRHRGVELSELDVDAVAARRPDVALVDELAHTNAPGSRNEKRWQDVAELLDAGIDVITTVNVQHIASLNDVVEQITGVSQRETVPDAVVRAADQVEVVDLAPQSLRDRLSAGLVYPAERVDAALSNYFRLGNLTALRELALLWLADEVDSALKAYREEHGITGSWKARERVVVALTGGAEGETLIRRGARIAARAAGGELRAVHVSTQDGLRTTTPGALAQQQALVESLGGTYHQVVGEDVPRALVDYARSVDATQLVLGVSRRGRLASALSGPGIGATVIRASGDIDVHMVTHAAAGRGLTLPRLRGGALSARRRILGFAVAIVGGPLLSWLLLSFPGDEAITSDVLAYQLLVVVVALIGGIWPALFAAVLSGLTLDFLFIEPLYTVTIADPLHVLSLVLYVVIAILVSGVVDQAARRSRSAQRAAAESELLATVAGSVLRGESAVPALVSRTREAFRATGVRLVAADGAVLATDGEPVPDNRAVHLPVGAPHAPQATLELHGIDPDASERRLLDVIAAQLGAALEHGELARSAREAGILAETDQVRSALLRALSHDLRRPLAAAVAAVGGLRAEGASLSDADRAELVATADESMGTLSTLVTDLLDVSRVEAGVLAVALSPVDPAEVVLAALDELGLGPADVELALDQDLGPVVADPVLLQRVLVNVLANAHRHAPVGTRARLTTSRLGGTAELRIIDHGAGVPADRRDDMFAPFQRMDDTDNTVGLGLGLALSKGFTEGMGGTLTAEDTPGGGLTMVIALPTAPEVTA; this comes from the coding sequence ATGAGACGCGGGCGACTGCGCGTGCTCCTCGGAGCCGCCCCCGGCGTCGGCAAGACCTACGAGATGCTCGAAGAGGGCCGGCGACTGCAGGCCGACGGTCGCGACGTGGTCATCGGCGTGGTCGAGACCCACGGCCGGTCGGCGACCGCGGCTCAGGCCGAGGGCCTTCCCGAGATTCCGCGGCTCCTGGTGCGGCACCGTGGCGTCGAGCTGTCCGAACTCGACGTCGACGCCGTCGCAGCGCGGCGCCCGGACGTCGCCCTCGTCGACGAGCTCGCCCACACGAACGCGCCGGGCTCGCGCAACGAGAAGCGCTGGCAGGACGTGGCCGAGCTGCTCGACGCGGGCATCGACGTGATCACCACGGTGAACGTGCAGCACATCGCGTCGCTGAACGACGTGGTCGAGCAGATCACGGGGGTGTCGCAGCGCGAGACCGTGCCGGATGCTGTGGTCCGCGCGGCGGATCAGGTCGAGGTCGTCGACCTCGCGCCACAGTCGCTGCGCGACCGGCTGTCGGCTGGGCTGGTGTATCCGGCTGAGCGGGTCGACGCGGCGCTGTCGAACTACTTCCGGCTCGGCAACCTCACCGCGCTGCGGGAGCTCGCGCTGCTCTGGCTCGCCGACGAGGTCGACAGCGCCCTGAAGGCCTACCGCGAAGAGCACGGCATCACCGGCAGCTGGAAGGCGCGCGAACGGGTGGTGGTCGCCCTCACCGGCGGCGCGGAGGGCGAGACGCTCATCCGCCGCGGGGCTCGGATCGCCGCGCGGGCCGCCGGCGGCGAGCTGCGGGCGGTGCACGTCTCCACCCAGGACGGCCTGCGCACGACGACGCCGGGGGCGCTCGCGCAGCAGCAGGCGCTCGTCGAGTCGCTCGGCGGCACCTACCACCAGGTGGTGGGTGAGGATGTGCCGCGCGCGCTCGTCGACTATGCGCGCTCGGTCGACGCGACTCAGCTCGTGCTCGGCGTCAGTCGCCGCGGCCGCCTCGCCTCGGCACTCTCGGGACCCGGCATCGGAGCCACCGTGATCCGGGCGTCCGGCGACATCGACGTGCACATGGTGACGCACGCCGCGGCGGGCCGCGGCCTCACCCTCCCCCGCCTGCGCGGCGGGGCCCTCAGCGCCCGGCGCCGCATCCTCGGCTTCGCCGTCGCGATCGTCGGCGGGCCGCTGCTCTCGTGGCTGCTGCTGTCCTTCCCAGGTGACGAGGCGATCACGTCCGACGTACTGGCCTACCAGCTCCTCGTCGTCGTCGTCGCGCTGATCGGCGGCATCTGGCCCGCGCTGTTCGCCGCCGTGCTGTCCGGCCTCACTCTCGACTTCCTCTTCATCGAGCCCCTGTACACGGTCACGATCGCCGACCCGCTGCACGTCCTGTCGCTGGTGCTCTACGTCGTCATCGCGATCCTCGTCAGCGGGGTCGTCGACCAGGCGGCCCGTCGCAGCCGCAGCGCCCAGCGCGCCGCCGCCGAATCCGAGCTACTCGCCACGGTCGCGGGCAGCGTGCTGCGCGGCGAGAGCGCCGTGCCCGCCCTGGTGAGCCGCACCCGCGAGGCGTTCCGCGCGACCGGCGTCCGTCTCGTGGCGGCCGACGGAGCCGTGCTGGCGACCGACGGCGAGCCGGTGCCGGACAACCGAGCGGTGCACCTGCCGGTCGGGGCGCCCCACGCACCGCAGGCGACCCTCGAACTGCACGGCATCGACCCCGACGCGTCCGAGCGGCGACTCCTCGACGTCATCGCCGCCCAGCTGGGGGCGGCCCTGGAGCACGGCGAGCTGGCCCGCTCCGCCCGTGAGGCGGGAATCCTGGCCGAGACGGACCAGGTGCGCTCCGCCCTGCTGCGGGCGCTCAGCCACGATCTGCGGCGCCCGCTCGCCGCCGCCGTCGCCGCGGTGGGCGGGCTGCGCGCGGAGGGGGCCTCGCTGTCCGACGCCGACCGCGCCGAGCTCGTCGCGACCGCCGACGAGAGCATGGGCACCCTGTCCACCCTCGTCACCGATCTGCTCGACGTGAGCCGCGTCGAAGCCGGGGTGCTCGCCGTCGCCCTCTCGCCGGTCGACCCCGCCGAGGTGGTGCTGGCCGCGCTCGACGAGCTCGGTCTCGGCCCAGCCGATGTCGAACTGGCCCTCGATCAGGACCTCGGCCCCGTCGTCGCCGATCCGGTGCTGCTGCAGCGCGTGCTCGTCAACGTCCTCGCGAACGCGCATCGGCACGCTCCGGTCGGTACCCGCGCGCGCCTCACCACGAGCCGGCTGGGCGGAACCGCGGAGCTTCGGATCATCGACCACGGGGCCGGCGTCCCGGCGGACCGGCGGGACGACATGTTCGCGCCGTTCCAGCGGATGGACGACACCGACAACACCGTCGGGCTCGGCCTGGGTCTCGCGCTGTCGAAGGGGTTCACCGAGGGAATGGGCGGTACGCTCACGGCCGAAGACACGCCAGGAGGCGGCCTCACCATGGTGATCGCGCTTCCGACCGCCCCGGAGGTGACGGCATGA
- the kdpC gene encoding potassium-transporting ATPase subunit KdpC, with product MSLTRTTARTTGVALRAMLVFTLALGIGYTVLITAIGQLALPWQANGSLLTDSDGQTVGSALIGQQASDADGHPLPEYFQPRPSAVGYDAGGSSGSNLGPESDDLIAAIGERRAAVAGFEGVDPAAIPADALTASASGLDPHISAAYALLQAPRVAAARGLDAAEVRELVESRIQSRDLGYLGEPRVNVLELNLALDESQE from the coding sequence ATGTCACTGACACGCACGACCGCCCGCACGACGGGTGTCGCCCTGCGGGCGATGCTCGTGTTCACGCTAGCCCTCGGCATCGGCTACACCGTGCTGATCACCGCAATCGGCCAGCTCGCGCTGCCCTGGCAGGCCAACGGCTCCCTGCTCACCGACTCCGACGGGCAGACCGTCGGCAGCGCTCTGATCGGCCAGCAGGCATCGGATGCTGACGGCCACCCGCTTCCGGAGTACTTCCAGCCGCGACCCTCGGCCGTGGGCTACGACGCGGGCGGGTCGAGCGGCTCGAACCTCGGCCCGGAGAGCGACGACCTCATCGCCGCGATCGGCGAACGACGCGCTGCCGTCGCCGGCTTCGAGGGCGTCGATCCGGCCGCGATCCCCGCGGACGCGCTGACCGCATCGGCCTCCGGCCTCGACCCGCACATCAGCGCGGCCTACGCCCTGCTGCAGGCGCCTCGGGTGGCAGCAGCCCGCGGGCTGGACGCGGCGGAGGTGCGCGAGCTCGTGGAGTCTAGGATCCAATCGAGAGACCTGGGATACCTCGGCGAGCCGCGGGTGAACGTCCTCGAGCTCAACCTGGCGCTCGACGAGTCGCAGGAGTAG
- the kdpB gene encoding potassium-transporting ATPase subunit KdpB, whose amino-acid sequence MSTHTESRTTPVLVEERSAVPAAMRAASPRSFSGAQLLHALPGAVRKLDPIQLWRSPVMFLVWVGAALTTAIAIAEPFLGGPEASGGTPVPAGFTWGIAVWLWLTVLFANLAESVAEGRGKAQAATLRKTRTSTLAHRITSGGAAATDDQTVDVASSDLTLDDLVVVSAGELIPGDGDIVAGIATVDESAITGESAPVVRESGGDRSAVTGGTRVLSDRIVVRITSKPGETFVDRMIALVEGASRQRTPNEIALNILLASLSIVFVVVVLTLNPIAGYAASPVSIPVLVALLVCLIPTTIGALLSAIGIAGMDRLVQRNVLAMSGRAVEAAGDVTTLLLDKTGTITYGNRRASDFVAVASTGSAADLQDLARAAALSSLADPTPEGVSVVELAAARSIRVEEPVGSVSVPFTAQTRMSGIDLPDGTQVRKGAGSAVLAWLGASGAPVPAATQLQLAGETDAIAQSGGTPLVVATLRPAPGGAEAIGTVLGVVHLKDVVKEGLRERFDELRSMGIRTVMITGDNPLTAAAIAREAGVDDFLAEATPEDKLALIRREQEGGRLVAMTGDGTNDAPALAQADVGVAMNTGTSAAKEAGNMVDLDSDPTKLIDIVRIGKQLLITRGALTTFSLANDIAKYFAIIPAMFMGVFPGLAALNVMQLHSPASAVTSAIVFNAIVIVFLIPLALRGVRYRPASASQILSRNLLVYGLGGIVAPFVGIKLIDLVVSLIPGF is encoded by the coding sequence ATGTCCACTCACACCGAATCACGCACTACCCCCGTGCTCGTTGAGGAACGGAGCGCGGTCCCCGCGGCGATGCGCGCCGCGTCCCCCCGGTCCTTCAGCGGAGCACAGCTCCTGCACGCCCTCCCCGGAGCCGTGCGCAAGCTCGATCCCATCCAGCTGTGGCGGAGCCCCGTGATGTTCCTCGTCTGGGTCGGCGCCGCCCTCACCACGGCGATCGCGATCGCCGAGCCCTTCCTCGGCGGTCCGGAGGCCTCCGGCGGTACACCGGTGCCTGCGGGCTTCACCTGGGGCATCGCGGTCTGGCTCTGGCTCACCGTGCTGTTCGCGAACCTCGCCGAGTCGGTCGCGGAGGGTCGCGGCAAGGCGCAGGCCGCGACCCTGCGCAAGACCCGCACATCGACGCTCGCGCACCGGATCACCTCAGGCGGCGCAGCCGCGACCGATGACCAGACGGTCGACGTCGCCTCGTCCGACCTCACCCTCGACGATCTGGTCGTCGTGTCTGCGGGCGAGCTGATCCCGGGCGACGGCGACATCGTCGCGGGCATCGCGACGGTCGACGAGTCGGCCATCACCGGCGAGTCGGCCCCCGTGGTGCGCGAGTCGGGCGGCGACCGCTCGGCGGTGACCGGCGGCACCCGCGTCCTCTCCGACCGCATCGTCGTGCGCATCACCTCGAAGCCGGGCGAGACGTTCGTCGATCGGATGATCGCGCTCGTCGAGGGAGCGAGCCGGCAGCGCACCCCGAACGAGATCGCGCTGAACATCCTCCTCGCCAGTCTGTCGATCGTGTTCGTCGTCGTCGTCCTCACCCTCAACCCGATCGCCGGCTATGCCGCGAGCCCGGTCAGCATCCCGGTCCTGGTCGCTCTGCTCGTCTGCCTCATCCCGACCACCATCGGCGCGCTGCTCTCCGCGATCGGCATCGCCGGAATGGACCGCCTGGTGCAGCGCAACGTGCTCGCGATGTCGGGTCGCGCGGTCGAGGCTGCGGGCGACGTGACGACGCTGCTGCTCGACAAGACCGGCACGATCACCTACGGCAACCGCCGGGCGTCGGATTTCGTCGCGGTGGCCTCGACCGGATCGGCTGCCGATCTCCAGGACCTCGCCAGGGCCGCGGCCCTCTCGTCCCTCGCAGACCCGACGCCCGAAGGCGTCTCCGTCGTTGAACTGGCGGCCGCGCGCAGCATCCGCGTGGAAGAGCCGGTCGGATCGGTGTCGGTGCCGTTCACGGCGCAGACGCGCATGAGCGGGATCGATCTGCCCGACGGCACGCAGGTGCGCAAGGGTGCGGGCAGCGCCGTGCTCGCGTGGCTCGGGGCGTCCGGAGCGCCGGTGCCTGCGGCCACGCAGCTGCAGCTCGCCGGCGAGACGGATGCGATCGCCCAGTCGGGCGGCACCCCGCTGGTCGTCGCGACGCTGCGGCCGGCTCCGGGAGGCGCCGAGGCGATCGGCACCGTGCTCGGCGTCGTGCATCTGAAGGACGTCGTCAAGGAAGGACTGCGCGAGCGGTTCGACGAGCTGCGCAGCATGGGCATCCGCACCGTGATGATCACGGGCGACAACCCGCTCACGGCGGCCGCGATCGCGCGGGAAGCCGGGGTCGACGACTTCCTCGCCGAGGCCACACCGGAAGACAAGCTCGCCCTGATCCGGCGCGAGCAGGAGGGCGGCCGGCTGGTCGCGATGACCGGCGACGGCACGAACGACGCGCCGGCCCTCGCGCAGGCGGACGTCGGCGTCGCGATGAACACCGGAACCTCGGCCGCGAAGGAGGCCGGCAACATGGTCGACCTCGACTCGGACCCGACCAAGCTGATCGACATCGTGCGGATCGGGAAGCAGCTGCTCATCACGCGGGGCGCGCTCACGACGTTCTCGCTCGCCAACGACATCGCCAAGTACTTCGCGATCATCCCGGCGATGTTCATGGGGGTCTTCCCCGGACTCGCGGCGCTGAACGTGATGCAGCTGCACTCCCCCGCATCCGCCGTCACGAGCGCGATCGTCTTCAACGCGATCGTCATCGTGTTCCTCATCCCGCTCGCGCTGCGCGGTGTCCGCTATCGGCCGGCGAGCGCGTCGCAGATCCTCAGCCGCAACCTGCTCGTCTACGGTCTCGGCGGGATCGTCGCCCCGTTCGTCGGCATCAAGCTGATCGACCTCGTCGTCAGCCTCATCCCGGGCTTCTGA
- the kdpA gene encoding potassium-transporting ATPase subunit KdpA, which translates to MDAFTVWAGVLQIATVLLALALLYRPLGDWIARTYTSERDWAVERGAYRLIGVDPKAEQTWQSYGRGVLMFSATGVLFVYALQRFQAMLPYSLGLPAVPEGLAFNTAVSFVTNTNWQSYSPELTMGYTVQLAGLAVQNFVSAAVGIAVAIALVRGFARRGSGTIGNFWVDLVRGVTRLLLPLAIVSAIALLAAGVVQNLAGFTEVTTLTGATQSIPGGPVASQEAIKQLGTNGGGFFNANSAHPFENPAPWTSVFEIVLMLAIPFAMPRAFGRIVGDDRQGYAILTVMGSLFVASIVAVSWLEALGSGTAPQLAGAPMEGKEQRFGIFGSTLFAGATTLTSTGAVNSMHDSYTALGGMVPLINMMLGEVAPGGVGAGLYGMLVLAVIAVFVGGLLVGRTPEYLGKKIGPREIKLASLYILVTPTLVLAGTALSFAIPGVRSDVESTSIWNPGVHGLTEVLYAFTSAANNNGSAFAGLTANTVWLNTALGIAMLLGRFLPIVLVLALAGSLARQTPAPSTAGTLPTHRPQFVGLLAVVSVVITALTYFPVLTLGPLAEGLV; encoded by the coding sequence ATGGATGCCTTCACCGTCTGGGCGGGCGTCCTGCAGATCGCCACCGTGCTGCTCGCCCTCGCGCTCCTCTACCGGCCGCTCGGGGACTGGATCGCCCGCACGTACACCTCCGAGCGCGACTGGGCCGTGGAACGCGGCGCCTACCGGCTGATCGGCGTCGACCCGAAGGCCGAGCAGACGTGGCAGTCGTATGGCCGCGGCGTGCTCATGTTCTCGGCCACCGGCGTCCTGTTCGTCTACGCGCTCCAGCGGTTCCAGGCGATGCTCCCCTACTCGCTCGGCCTCCCCGCGGTGCCCGAGGGGCTCGCCTTCAACACCGCCGTGTCGTTCGTCACCAACACGAACTGGCAGTCGTACTCGCCCGAGCTCACGATGGGCTACACCGTGCAGCTCGCCGGGCTCGCCGTGCAGAACTTCGTCTCCGCCGCTGTCGGCATCGCCGTGGCGATCGCGCTGGTGCGCGGTTTCGCGCGCCGCGGCTCCGGCACGATCGGCAACTTCTGGGTCGATCTCGTCCGCGGTGTCACGCGCCTCCTGCTGCCGCTCGCGATCGTGTCCGCGATCGCCCTGCTGGCCGCCGGCGTCGTGCAGAACCTCGCCGGCTTCACCGAGGTCACCACACTGACGGGTGCGACGCAGTCGATCCCGGGCGGCCCCGTGGCTTCGCAGGAGGCGATCAAGCAGCTCGGCACGAATGGCGGCGGCTTCTTCAACGCGAACTCGGCGCACCCGTTCGAGAACCCGGCGCCCTGGACGAGCGTCTTCGAGATCGTGCTCATGCTCGCCATCCCGTTCGCGATGCCGCGCGCGTTCGGACGCATCGTCGGCGACGACCGTCAGGGCTACGCGATCCTCACCGTGATGGGCTCGCTGTTCGTCGCCTCGATCGTGGCGGTCTCCTGGCTCGAGGCCCTGGGCTCCGGCACGGCGCCGCAGCTCGCCGGTGCGCCGATGGAGGGCAAGGAGCAGCGCTTCGGCATCTTCGGGTCCACGCTGTTCGCCGGCGCCACGACGCTCACCTCCACCGGCGCGGTCAACTCGATGCACGACTCATACACCGCGCTCGGCGGCATGGTCCCGCTCATCAACATGATGCTCGGCGAGGTCGCCCCCGGTGGGGTCGGCGCGGGTCTCTACGGGATGCTGGTGCTCGCCGTCATCGCGGTGTTCGTCGGCGGGCTGCTGGTCGGGCGCACGCCGGAGTACCTCGGCAAGAAGATCGGCCCCCGCGAGATCAAGCTGGCGAGCCTGTACATCCTCGTCACCCCCACCCTCGTGCTGGCCGGGACCGCGCTGAGCTTCGCGATCCCGGGCGTCCGGTCGGACGTCGAGTCCACGTCGATCTGGAACCCCGGCGTGCACGGCCTCACCGAGGTGCTCTACGCGTTCACGTCCGCGGCCAACAACAACGGCTCGGCGTTCGCGGGCCTCACGGCCAACACGGTGTGGCTCAACACCGCCCTCGGCATCGCCATGCTGCTGGGCAGGTTCCTGCCGATCGTGCTGGTGCTGGCGCTCGCCGGCTCACTCGCCCGGCAGACGCCCGCACCGTCCACCGCGGGCACGCTCCCCACGCACCGACCGCAGTTCGTCGGCCTGCTCGCTGTCGTGTCCGTCGTCATCACCGCCCTCACCTACTTCCCCGTTCTCACGCTGGGTCCCCTGGCAGAAGGTCTCGTCTGA
- a CDS encoding potassium-transporting ATPase subunit F: MIVFSLIAALLAAAALVYLVVALVKPERF, translated from the coding sequence GTGATCGTCTTCTCGCTCATCGCGGCCCTCCTCGCTGCGGCGGCGCTCGTGTACCTCGTCGTCGCCCTCGTGAAGCCGGAGCGGTTCTGA
- a CDS encoding glycosyltransferase has product MTRPIRVLSLYEGFFAGGARILHTDVIAGLHSAGDQQHSVLSIASQARRESTVQPMHVDPRYLRLTNAGVSVTSLGRTADADPPERGSFTMAELRIAADAVARADVILSLKEQPLGLLLALQDHGLMPDIPVIACLHRSDPTHSGPALGWLAEAAATGLVAATVSCAQSTSDAYARFLAPATRRHVIPNGIDTDRFRPGTADEVAASRALLGIPSGALVVAYAARFDAMKNPGLFLSAVAIHAKRHPETHYLLCGAGMTLENDAFRALVAESGVDSSAHLHALGVRDDMPAIYQLADIVALTSAFGEASPLCLIEGAACGATPVTTRVGDAAQMVDGFGVVTRHDAAHIAATWQRVLDRRGELRDRALEARPRLGRDRMIGEYRAAVESVAVFAEAAA; this is encoded by the coding sequence ATGACTCGACCGATCCGAGTGCTCTCGCTCTACGAAGGCTTCTTCGCCGGTGGCGCGCGCATCCTGCACACCGATGTCATCGCCGGGCTCCATTCCGCCGGCGACCAGCAGCACAGCGTGCTCTCGATCGCCTCCCAGGCGCGCCGCGAGTCGACCGTCCAGCCGATGCACGTCGATCCGCGCTACCTGCGGCTCACGAACGCGGGCGTGAGCGTGACGAGCCTCGGACGCACGGCGGACGCCGACCCGCCGGAGCGGGGGAGCTTCACGATGGCCGAGCTGCGGATCGCGGCGGATGCTGTCGCCCGCGCCGATGTGATCCTCTCGCTGAAGGAGCAGCCGCTGGGACTCCTGCTGGCCCTGCAGGATCACGGACTCATGCCCGACATCCCGGTGATCGCGTGCCTGCACCGCTCCGACCCCACCCACTCCGGGCCGGCGCTGGGCTGGCTCGCCGAGGCGGCGGCGACCGGACTCGTCGCGGCGACGGTCTCGTGTGCCCAGTCGACGAGCGACGCGTACGCGCGGTTCCTCGCCCCGGCGACGCGACGCCACGTCATCCCGAACGGGATCGACACCGACCGGTTCCGGCCGGGAACGGCCGACGAGGTCGCGGCGTCGCGTGCGCTGCTGGGCATCCCTTCCGGGGCACTTGTCGTCGCATACGCCGCGCGATTCGACGCCATGAAGAACCCCGGCCTGTTCCTGAGCGCGGTCGCGATCCACGCGAAGCGCCACCCGGAGACGCACTATCTGCTGTGCGGAGCGGGCATGACCCTCGAGAACGACGCCTTCCGTGCCCTCGTGGCGGAGTCAGGGGTCGACTCCTCCGCCCACCTGCACGCGCTCGGCGTGCGCGATGACATGCCGGCGATCTACCAGCTCGCCGACATCGTGGCGCTCACGAGCGCGTTCGGTGAGGCGTCGCCGCTGTGCCTGATCGAGGGCGCGGCGTGCGGGGCGACGCCCGTGACCACCCGCGTGGGCGATGCCGCGCAGATGGTGGACGGGTTCGGCGTGGTCACACGGCACGACGCCGCGCACATCGCGGCGACCTGGCAGCGCGTGCTGGACCGGCGCGGCGAGCTGCGTGACCGTGCCCTGGAGGCGCGCCCCCGGCTCGGGCGCGACCGGATGATCGGCGAGTACCGCGCGGCGGTCGAGAGCGTCGCGGTGTTCGCGGAAGCTGCGGCCTGA
- a CDS encoding DUF1330 domain-containing protein — MTLELCVLLWAAENLDDALTEYEDTVLALVPKHGGRVVSRVRRISDGDGPREVQVIHLPDDAALQAYMSDPERVALADVHRRVVARTEILTVDTIV; from the coding sequence ATGACACTCGAACTGTGCGTTCTGCTCTGGGCAGCGGAGAACCTCGACGACGCCCTCACGGAATACGAGGACACCGTGCTCGCCCTGGTGCCGAAACACGGTGGCAGGGTCGTCAGCCGGGTCCGCCGCATCAGCGACGGCGACGGACCGCGCGAAGTGCAGGTCATCCACCTCCCGGATGACGCCGCACTGCAGGCGTACATGTCGGACCCGGAGCGTGTCGCCCTGGCGGACGTGCATCGCCGCGTGGTGGCACGCACCGAGATCCTGACCGTCGACACGATCGTGTGA
- a CDS encoding zinc-ribbon domain-containing protein, which translates to MPERVELWWARRQFSKSTDIPYPVGTYRGAWASFPALIRQYHPELNAGIVLTQIPPAADVLLRWQCESGHLFAATPDEQRNRPGRERRRSAWCPECAALARPAAALPMRDVVTVAGRPASTPPASPARPAVLRPRKPKPRLQVCPKTPDLPVGEPFHSICAPKPASRIEAQLRADLFARLSVTQGLNAVRVARPFFEHVEVWPDILLPELRVAIEYDTTGRHGLEHVGRRADADRRKDRALRAAKWEVIRIRTGNLTPLGPHDLEMSAWSRKGLERLIDTLRDIRGPLLVDPYLS; encoded by the coding sequence ATGCCGGAGCGTGTCGAACTGTGGTGGGCCCGCCGCCAGTTCTCGAAGAGCACAGACATCCCCTATCCGGTCGGCACGTACCGCGGGGCCTGGGCATCGTTCCCCGCACTGATCCGCCAGTACCACCCCGAGCTCAACGCCGGCATCGTCCTGACTCAGATCCCCCCGGCGGCCGATGTGCTGCTGCGCTGGCAGTGCGAGAGCGGCCACCTGTTCGCGGCCACCCCCGACGAGCAGCGCAATCGGCCCGGGCGGGAACGCCGCCGCTCGGCCTGGTGTCCCGAATGCGCCGCGCTCGCCCGTCCTGCCGCTGCGCTGCCGATGCGCGATGTGGTGACGGTCGCTGGGCGACCAGCATCCACCCCTCCGGCGAGCCCGGCCCGACCCGCGGTGCTGAGACCGCGGAAGCCGAAGCCCCGACTGCAGGTGTGTCCGAAGACGCCGGATCTTCCCGTCGGCGAGCCGTTCCACTCGATCTGCGCGCCGAAGCCGGCGTCGCGCATCGAGGCGCAGCTGCGCGCCGATCTGTTCGCGCGTCTGTCCGTGACGCAGGGCCTCAACGCCGTGCGGGTCGCGCGACCGTTCTTCGAGCACGTGGAGGTGTGGCCCGACATCCTGCTGCCGGAGCTGCGTGTCGCGATCGAGTACGACACCACAGGGCGGCACGGTCTCGAGCACGTCGGCCGGCGTGCCGATGCGGACCGGCGCAAGGACCGGGCGCTGCGTGCGGCGAAGTGGGAGGTCATCCGGATCCGCACCGGCAACCTCACCCCGCTCGGCCCGCATGACCTGGAGATGTCGGCCTGGAGCCGCAAGGGGCTCGAGCGTCTCATCGACACGCTCAGAGACATCCGCGGGCCGCTGCTGGTCGACCCCTACCTCAGCTGA